AGTCTGACGCCGGACGCATCTGATCAGGTGCTGGACCGTGCGGATCTGACAACGGCATTGCATTTGTCATTTTCAAAAATTGCCAAACCGATTATTGCTGCTGTGCATGGCAATGCGCTGGGCGGTGGCGCCGGACTGGCGCTGGCTTGTGATCTGGTGGTGATGGCTGAAGATGCCCGTTTTGGCTACCCCGAACTGAAGCACGGGATTGTTGCCGCAGTAGTGCTGGCCAATCTGGTGCGCCAGCTGGGGCAGAAAAAAGCCTTTGAGCTGGTGGCGATGGCCGAACCAGTGAGCGGTCAGCGTGCCTTTGAACTGGATCTGGTCAATCGGGTGTGCCCGGCCGCAGACGTGTTGGGCGAGGCCCGGATCTTTGCAGAGAAACTGGCCAGCTGGAGTCCTGTGGCGATGGCGACGACCAAGCGCACATTTTATCGCGCGGCAGACCTGGCCCTTGAAGAGGCGCTGGCCGTGGGGCGTGATGCCAACGTCATGATGCGCGGGTTCAGCAAACCATGAAGGGCAATAGCATGCGACCGCTGGAAGGGCTGAAAATACTTGATCTGTCACGGGTGCTGGCATGTCCGTTTGCCTCTATGATTCTTGCTGAAATGGGCGCGCAGGTGATTAAGGTGGAACAGCCGGTCACGGGTGACGAAACGCGTCATTTCGAGCCACGCGTCACAGGTGAGCATGGCAGTGAATCGGCCTACTTTTTTGCATTTAACCGTAGCAAGCAATCGATCACGGTTAATCTTCGATCGCAAGAGGGACAGAACATCATCAGGGAATTGGCGCGCGAGGCCGATGTGTTCCTGGAAATTCCAGTCGACACCCTGAAAAAATACAATCTGCACTACGATGCCATCAAAGAACAGAACAATGACATCGTGTATGTATCGTGCACAGGCTTTGGCATGACTGGGCCGTATTCACCGCGCAAGGGCTATGACACGGTGTTTCAGGCGATGGGCGGCATCATGAGTCTGACCGGAGAACGCGGTGGCGGTCCTGTCAAACCCGGCTTGCCGGTCGCTGACTTGACATCGGGGTTATGGATTGTGATCGCGATTCTGACTGCGATGGTAGGCAAAGACCGGACGGGTCGTGGTTGCCATGTGGATTTTTCCATGTTCGACGGGCAGGTTGGCTTACTGTCACTGGCTGCCGCCCGCTATTTTTCGCTGGGCGAGGTGCCGGCCAGGCTGGGCACCGAGCATCCCGGGCGGGTGCCGTCTGCTGCATTCGAATGTGCCGATGGCAGATGGGTGCAGATTACCGGCAGCGACCAGCATTGGAAGCCTCTGTGCGAGCTGCTTGGACTGGATCAATGGGCGGCAGACGCCGGCCTGGCAAAGAATGCCGAGCGGGTGCGGCGACGCAGCGAAGTCATGCAGGGGTTGCAGCAGGCCATCGGCAAGCTGGATCGTGCCCGGCTTTGCCAATTGTGCGACGAGCGTGGTGTGCCGGCAGGACCGATTATGTCGGTCGATGAGATTTTTGCCGACGCCCACGTAGCAAGCCGGGAACTGGTGCAGCGCTTTACTCACCCGCAGGTAGGCGAATTTGAAGGAATCGCAGTCCCGTTCAAGTTTACAGGATACGACAACCCGGTCATGGGACGGCCACCCCTGCTGGGCGAGCATACAGATCTGATTCTGATGGAAAAACTCGGGCTGACTGAAGAACAAATCCTGGGTTTGAGGCAACTGAAGGCAATTTGATACCAAGGCTGGCATATCCGGTTGTAATTTTTGCGGATCTGCCATGACAACGCCATTTTTGACTGATGCAAAAATCAGCAATACAGGAGACAGACATGTCCAACTATTTTTCCAGCGGCAATCGGCTCTTTGCCGGCGCCATAACGATACTGGCAGCGGGTATCATGCATACCGCGCAGGCTGCCGCTTTCCCGGATAAACCAATTACGTTCATCAATCCTTACGCGGCCGGGGGGCCGGCTGATATTCTGGCGCGGATCGTGGCCAAACAAATGAGCGATGTGCTGGGTCAATCCATTATCATCCAGAGCAAACCGGGTGGCGGCGCCAGCATTGGCGCCGAGTATGTTGCCCGGGCCAAACCCGACGGTTACACCGTGCTGTTTGGCACAGCAGCTGCCCATGTCGTGACTCCCCTGATGCAAAAGGTGCAGTATGACGGCATCAAGGACTTTACCTTCGTTGGCATGGTTGGCAATATTCCGAATGTGTTAACGGTTGCGGCCGATTCGGGTTTGAAATCAGTCGATGAATTGATCAAGGACAGTCAGGCCAACCCGGAAAAATATACCTATGCCTCGGCCGGTAACGGCAGCTCCCCCCATCTGACGGGCGAAAATTTTAAGCAGAAAACGCAGGCAAAGTTACTGCACGTACCCTACAAGGGGGCAGCGCCTGCGTCAACAGACCTGGCCGGCGGGCTGGTCAAGGTCGGTTTTCTGAATTTACCCGCGGTGTTGCCGTTCATCAAGCAAGGCAAGTTGCACGCGCTGGCGATTGCCGCCAACAAGCGTTCCCCCGCCTTGCCGGAGGTTCCGACCATGGATGAACTGGGTTACGACGGCTTCAAAGGCTCAAGCTGGTATAGCATGGCCGTTCCGGCCGATACCCCCAGGGAAGTGGTCGACACCCTGTACGCAGCACTGAAAAAAGTCTCGGAAAATCCTGAAACGATCAGTATGTACGAGAAGCAGGGCGTTGAGCCGTTCCTGATGGATAGCAAAGCGGCCAGCGACTTCGTTGCCCAGGATCGCGAAAGAATAGAAAAGCTGCTGAAGGCGGCCAATATTACAAGCAAATAAGGATACGACAAATGTCATATGAAACGATTGAACTGACGGTAGAGGAAAATGGCGTGGCCACTGTACTGTTGAATCGTCCGCAAAGCAGAAACGCGCTGAATGTGAAAATGTGTGCCGAGCTGGTCAGCGTCACCGAGCAGATCGAGCAGGATGAACGCATTCGCGTGGTGGTTTTTCGCGGTGCCGGCCCGGCGTTTTGTGCGGGTGCAGATCTGAAAGAGCGCAAGGATATGACATTGTCCGATATGACGGCCAGACGGGTAGCCGGTTTTGCTGCCTATGACGCGATTGAAAAACTATCGCGTCCCGCCATTGCGCTGGTGCACGGTCCGGCTTTTGGTTCCGGTTGCGAAATTATTGCCGCGTGCGACTTTGCCTGGGCAACGCCCGAGGCTACCTTCCGCTACCCGGAAGTGAGCTGGGGTACCGTGGGCGCCACCCAGCGCATCAGCCGGATTGCAGGAATTCGCATTGCCAAGGAACTGCTCTTTAGCGGTCGTGTTTTCGATGCGCAGGAGGCGCGCGAGTACGGTCTGATCAACCGGATTGTCCCGCAGGATACGATCGAAGAACAGCTGATGCAGATGGCCGGGGATATTGCAAATGCAAAACCGCTGACCGTCAAGCTGACCAAGCATTCTGTTAACGCCGGCGTTGAGACAACCCGCGAGGGCGCCATGGCGATTGAGCTGCTGGCAATTGAAAAGAACCTGCGCCACAGCGACTGGAAGTCCGCCATATCCACCTTTGGCAGCGTAAAAGGAGAGTGACCATGTTGCCCAGAGGCAGGATCCTGAGCGAGGTGCTGGCCCAGACCGTGGCGGCATATCCAGACAATGATGCTTTCATAGACAATGAGTCGCGCGAAACCTGGCGCAGCTTGTCCGAAAAGGTAGACCGTACGGCAGCAGCCTTGTGGCAACGTGGTGTTCGCAAAGGCGATCATGTCGCGGTGATGCTGGGCAATGGTGTGCTGTGGCTGCAGACGTTTTTTGCATGTGCCCGGATCGGCGCGGTAACCGTACCCATCAATACGCGCTTCAAGAAGGAAGAACTCGTCTTTTGCCTGAAGCAGGCAGATGCCAAAGCCATTGTGCTGACCGGCCAATTCCTGGGTATTGATTTTGCCGCATTGCTGTCCGAGGTGGAACCTGCGCTGGCCGTGGGGTTGCCCGGCGAGGTATTGCCAAAACTGACTCAGGTACTCATGTTTGAGACTGCATCGGTGCCGGCCGGAGCGATTGATTTTGACCAGTTGCTTGCCAGTATGAGCCAGGAAGATATCAATGCCTGCTCCTTGCAATGCGGTAGCGTCAGTCCTGACGATATCCTGTTGATTCAATATACCTCTGGCACGACGTCGTTCCCGAAAGGCGTCATGCTCAGCCACGACAATATGCTTTCGGATGCCTATGCCGTGTCGCTGCGCATGGGCATTACACCAGAGGACCGTTATTTCAGCATCAGGCCTTTTTTCCATGTAGCCGGGTCCACTTTATCGATTCTGGTATCGGTCAGTACCGGGTGTTGCCTGCTGACTTTACCCAAATTTGATGTATCGCTTGCCCTGGCCATGCTGCAACGGGAAAAATGCACACTCACTTCAGGCAACGACACGATTTTTCTTATGCTCATGGGGCATCCGGATTTTGATGCATCGAATTTGCATTTGCGCGGCGGATGGGCTGCTGCTGGCCCAGAGGTCATGCAGAAAATTCATGACCAGATGAAAGTGCCGAATCTGTGCAATGCCTATGGTCTATCGGAGGCTTCTCCCAACGTAGTCATGTCCAGTTGGGATGACCCGCTGCCATTGCGTACCGAAGGCTGGGCATTACCCCATAAGGGCGTGCAGGTGCGGATTATGGATACAAATACAAATGAAATAATGCCGGCGGGTCAGGCCGGCGAGATTGAGGTAAAGGGATGGAGTGTCATGCGCGGCTACTACAATATGCCTGAAGTTACTGCCCGCACTTTTACCGAAGATGGCTGGCTCAAGACCGGAGATCTTGGCAAAATGGATCAGGCCGGGCGCCTGAAAATGGTTGGCCGCTTAAAGGACATATTCCGTGTTGGTGGAGAGAACGTTGCGCCCACGGAAGTCGAAGGATTTATTCTGATGCACGAGGCCGTTGAACTGGCGCAAGTGGTTGGGGTACCCGACGAGCGGCTCGGCGAAGTGCCGGCTGCCTTCGTTATCCTCAAGCAAGGGCATAGCTGCACACCCGAGGAGTTAATTGCCTGGTGCAAGCCGCGTATTGCTAACTTCAAGGTACCTCGTTACGTACAGGTTGTGGACAGTTTTGATCAAATCGGCATGACCGGTAGTTCAAAGGTGCAGAAAAATAAACTGCGCGCGTATGCCATAGCCGTGCTTGGATTGGCGGAGCCGACAAAATGAGCAATATCGTTATTTGTGAGTGCTTCGCCCGGGATGGCCTACAGCATGAGCCCGTGATGCTGCCGCTGGCTACCAAGATTGCGCTGATCGACCGCTTTTCCGAGATGGGACTGACACGGATCGAAGCGACCTCCTATTCAAACCCGAAAGTGATTCCGCAGTTTGCCGATGCCAGTGAAGTGCTCGCTGGCATACAAAGACGGCCTGGCGTGTTCTACAAGGCGACGTGCGCCAACGTACGGGCGGTGGAGCGTGCGCTGATAGACTCGGACAAGGGGATCGGCGCGAACGAGATCAGTTTGCTGGTGTCGGCCACGGATGGTCATTCGCTGAAAAACCTGAAGCGCACACGTGCGGACCAGTGGAAAAATATTGCGGATATGGTCGCGGCTGCGAGCGGGCAATACCGTCTGGTAGGCACCATTTCCATGGCGTTTGGGTGCCCGTTCGAAGGACAGGTGAGCGAATCCGAAGTGCTGCGCGACGTGGAAAAATTCAGTAATGCTGGCGTGCAATTGGTTGCCTGGGCGATACCACGGGGATGGCGGTGCCGGCGACAACTCAGCGGCTTTTTGCTGCAGTGATCAAGGAATTCCCGCAAGTGGTGCCCGTTGCCCATTTTCATGACTCACGAGGCACCGGCATGGTCAATTACCTTGCTGCCTACGAGAGCGGCGTGCGCTATTTTGACTGTTCCATGGGCGGGGTAGGCGGGCATCCGACTGAAGTGAAATACGGCGGCGGCTTTACCGGCAATGTTTGCACTGAAGATTGGGTCAATCTGCTTGAGTCCATGGGCGTGGACACGGGCGTTGATCTGCAGTGCATGCTGCAGGCCTCTGCCTATTGCGAATCGGTACTGGGCCGGGCGTTGCATTCGAAAGTGGCCTTGAGTGGGCTTAATCCGTTGCTGGATTCACATTCGGCAACGACCGCGTCATAAGAAAATATACATGATTGGAGTGAGAGCTCGGTCTTGCTGCATTCAGCAAAAGCGAGCCGGTAACAGGCCCTGGTGCAGCGGATTGGGAGCATGGTCTGTGATCAGCTCTGCCAGATACTGGCCCGATGCCGGTCCCAACTGAAAGCCGCTGGATGAAAAACCACAAGCGTAATACAAATTGTCCACCGATGCACTGGGCCCGATAATGCTGGTGTGGTCCGGGGCATAGCCATCAATCCCGGACCAGGCCCGGGTAATGCTCACATTTTTGAGAAACGGAAAAAGGTCGGTCACGATGCGGGCGCTGTTGGCCAGTCGGGAAAAGTCCAGTTCTGCATGGTTTTGCCTGGCATCGGCCTCACACTCCAGCGCGCCGCCAATGACGACTGTGCCATTGGCAAACTGCTTGAAGGACAGGCCGCGGCTGGTGGCACCCAGGACCGGGTTGATAAAATGCGGTACGCGCTGGGTCACCATGAGCATCAGGCCGCCAGGCGTGACCGGGATGTGTTCCCCGCAAAGGCGCGCCAGCTCGGCGGTCCAGACGCCAGCGCACAGCAGGAGTTTTTTGCCGGCAATAGTGTGTTCTGGCGTACTTACGCGCCAATGGTTGCCACTCTTTTCTATGGCATTGACGGGTGATTGCTCTCGTATCTGTGCACCGTACTTGCGGGCCTGATGGGCAAAGGCTTGAACGATCAGATAGGGAAAGGCAAAACCATCTGTGCTTACCCACAAGGCGCCTTCAACGTGCGCGGCAATGGCTGGCACGATCTGTCGCACCTGGTCCTTGTCTATCAGTTTTTCGTGGTGAAAACCGTGTTTGGCAAGCAGATCCCGGCGCTCGCGCAGAATTTGCATATCCTGTTCGGATTCGGCAACCTTGATTTGTCCGGTTCGCACAAAAGCGCCATCAAAACCGTGCAGAAAATCAAGCGTTTGCCACAGCTGGGAGGATGCCAGAGACAGCGGGATCTCGGGCAGTACGCGACCCAGGGTTCGCACGCCACCGGCATTGACACCGGACGCACAGCGACCACACGTGTCCCGTTCAAGCAAGACAACAGAGAGTCCTTTTTTGCTCAGAAAATAGGCTGCAGCAACACCATGAATACCGCCACCGACAATGATGACATCACATTCGACAGGGTGACTCATGGGTTGCCTTTTACGTTCGCTTATACGGCAGCCGAGACGATGATCTCAACCAGCAGCTTGGGCGCCGCCAGTTTGGATTCACCGGTGGCGCGTGTAGGCGCGGTGCCTTCGGGAAGCCAGCTGTCCCAGACTTCATTCATGCCTGCAAAATCGCGGTCAATATCCTTGAGCCAGATCTGCGCCGTCAGGATTTTGTCTTTGGATGAACCGTGTGCTTGCAGATGTTTTTCAATTTTCGCCAGAATGCTGCGGGTTTGTCCCTGCACGTCCTCGTCAGGATTATCACCTGTCAGGCCACTCAGAAAAAGAATGCCGTTGTATTTGACGACACGGCTCATCCGCTTGTTGGTTTCGAAACGTTCTATTGTTGACATCGTTTACTCCTGTAAAAAAATCAGAATTAGGAATCGGTGGCATTGGCCAGCTCTGCCAGTGTAACCGGCTTGAGCGGGGCGCGGATCCGGTAGTAGCCGACCTGATCCTGTGCAACCTTTAACTGGTCGGCAATCACTTCGGTCACCGTGAGCCCGCACATGCGACCCTGGCACGGGCCCATCCCGCAGCGGCTGAATGACTTGGCCTGGTTTGGCCCCATGCAGCCTTGCTTGACGAAATCCCGAATTTGCCCGGCAGTCACTTCTTCGCAGCGACACACAATCGTGTCGTCTTGCGGAATCCGGTTTTCGCGTTTGGGCATGTAGGCGGCATCCAGAAACGGGCGCAGCGCCATGTCCTTTTTCAGTCGGGACAGCAAGGGTGTGCTGCGGCTATCGAGCGATGTTGCCTGCGCCGGATCCAGCTGGGCGTCTACGGCCATGGCGGCAAGCTCGCCGCGGGTAACGGCAGCCTGGGCGCCGGCAATACCCTGGCCGTCACCGGCAAGGTAAATACCTTCAATGTCGTGCAGCCGGCCCCATGCGTCTGCTTTGGGGATCCAGCAGGCACCTGTGTCGGACCAGTCGTGTGCGGCGCGCAACAGCCAGGTAAATTGAGTGTTGGGAACGACGCCTGATGCAGCAGTACCAGATTGGTATCGAGCTCATGCGTTTGCCCCTGGTGTTCAAATGAGATTGAACGCACGCTGGCTTCGCCCCGCACCTGCAAATTTTGCACGCCGCGATAGAAGGGGATCCTTTTTTCCTTGATGGCGTTGATCATGGACAGGCCCTTGCGGATATCCTTGAAGGCAGCAAGCCCGGAGAGCAGGGCCGGACTCGCGTGAAAAATATCCCGGCCCGAGCTGGTGTCCAGTACGGCTGCAATCTGCACATTGGCCCGCAAATATTGCCAGCAAATCAGATAGAGCAGGGGGCCGCAGCCGGCTATGACAACGGGTGTGGCAGGTACGGTCCCGGACCCCTTGAGCAATACCTGTGCGGCGCCGGCGCCCATGACGCCAGGCAGAGTCCAGCCCGGAATGGGAAACGGCCGTTCCATGGCGCCCGTGGCCAGAATCACTGCATCGGCAGTCAGCGTATGGGTCTGCCCCTCGTGCAGATAATGGAGCTGGCGCTCGCGTGTCAGGTTCCATACGGTAGCGCCGCG
Above is a window of Advenella kashmirensis WT001 DNA encoding:
- a CDS encoding enoyl-CoA hydratase/isomerase family protein, which produces MSVLLTEIENNVLTISLNRPEKHNALNTALTQALLDALKDAERDPQVRAIIVHGNGKSFCAGADTTEFSSLTPDASDQVLDRADLTTALHLSFSKIAKPIIAAVHGNALGGGAGLALACDLVVMAEDARFGYPELKHGIVAAVVLANLVRQLGQKKAFELVAMAEPVSGQRAFELDLVNRVCPAADVLGEARIFAEKLASWSPVAMATTKRTFYRAADLALEEALAVGRDANVMMRGFSKP
- a CDS encoding CaiB/BaiF CoA transferase family protein; this encodes MKGNSMRPLEGLKILDLSRVLACPFASMILAEMGAQVIKVEQPVTGDETRHFEPRVTGEHGSESAYFFAFNRSKQSITVNLRSQEGQNIIRELAREADVFLEIPVDTLKKYNLHYDAIKEQNNDIVYVSCTGFGMTGPYSPRKGYDTVFQAMGGIMSLTGERGGGPVKPGLPVADLTSGLWIVIAILTAMVGKDRTGRGCHVDFSMFDGQVGLLSLAAARYFSLGEVPARLGTEHPGRVPSAAFECADGRWVQITGSDQHWKPLCELLGLDQWAADAGLAKNAERVRRRSEVMQGLQQAIGKLDRARLCQLCDERGVPAGPIMSVDEIFADAHVASRELVQRFTHPQVGEFEGIAVPFKFTGYDNPVMGRPPLLGEHTDLILMEKLGLTEEQILGLRQLKAI
- a CDS encoding Bug family tripartite tricarboxylate transporter substrate binding protein, which produces MSNYFSSGNRLFAGAITILAAGIMHTAQAAAFPDKPITFINPYAAGGPADILARIVAKQMSDVLGQSIIIQSKPGGGASIGAEYVARAKPDGYTVLFGTAAAHVVTPLMQKVQYDGIKDFTFVGMVGNIPNVLTVAADSGLKSVDELIKDSQANPEKYTYASAGNGSSPHLTGENFKQKTQAKLLHVPYKGAAPASTDLAGGLVKVGFLNLPAVLPFIKQGKLHALAIAANKRSPALPEVPTMDELGYDGFKGSSWYSMAVPADTPREVVDTLYAALKKVSENPETISMYEKQGVEPFLMDSKAASDFVAQDRERIEKLLKAANITSK
- a CDS encoding enoyl-CoA hydratase/isomerase family protein — protein: MSYETIELTVEENGVATVLLNRPQSRNALNVKMCAELVSVTEQIEQDERIRVVVFRGAGPAFCAGADLKERKDMTLSDMTARRVAGFAAYDAIEKLSRPAIALVHGPAFGSGCEIIAACDFAWATPEATFRYPEVSWGTVGATQRISRIAGIRIAKELLFSGRVFDAQEAREYGLINRIVPQDTIEEQLMQMAGDIANAKPLTVKLTKHSVNAGVETTREGAMAIELLAIEKNLRHSDWKSAISTFGSVKGE
- a CDS encoding AMP-binding protein — translated: MLPRGRILSEVLAQTVAAYPDNDAFIDNESRETWRSLSEKVDRTAAALWQRGVRKGDHVAVMLGNGVLWLQTFFACARIGAVTVPINTRFKKEELVFCLKQADAKAIVLTGQFLGIDFAALLSEVEPALAVGLPGEVLPKLTQVLMFETASVPAGAIDFDQLLASMSQEDINACSLQCGSVSPDDILLIQYTSGTTSFPKGVMLSHDNMLSDAYAVSLRMGITPEDRYFSIRPFFHVAGSTLSILVSVSTGCCLLTLPKFDVSLALAMLQREKCTLTSGNDTIFLMLMGHPDFDASNLHLRGGWAAAGPEVMQKIHDQMKVPNLCNAYGLSEASPNVVMSSWDDPLPLRTEGWALPHKGVQVRIMDTNTNEIMPAGQAGEIEVKGWSVMRGYYNMPEVTARTFTEDGWLKTGDLGKMDQAGRLKMVGRLKDIFRVGGENVAPTEVEGFILMHEAVELAQVVGVPDERLGEVPAAFVILKQGHSCTPEELIAWCKPRIANFKVPRYVQVVDSFDQIGMTGSSKVQKNKLRAYAIAVLGLAEPTK
- a CDS encoding NAD(P)/FAD-dependent oxidoreductase, which gives rise to MSERKRQPMSHPVECDVIIVGGGIHGVAAAYFLSKKGLSVVLLERDTCGRCASGVNAGGVRTLGRVLPEIPLSLASSQLWQTLDFLHGFDGAFVRTGQIKVAESEQDMQILRERRDLLAKHGFHHEKLIDKDQVRQIVPAIAAHVEGALWVSTDGFAFPYLIVQAFAHQARKYGAQIREQSPVNAIEKSGNHWRVSTPEHTIAGKKLLLCAGVWTAELARLCGEHIPVTPGGLMLMVTQRVPHFINPVLGATSRGLSFKQFANGTVVIGGALECEADARQNHAELDFSRLANSARIVTDLFPFLKNVSITRAWSGIDGYAPDHTSIIGPSASVDNLYYACGFSSSGFQLGPASGQYLAELITDHAPNPLHQGLLPARFC
- a CDS encoding RidA family protein, producing the protein MSTIERFETNKRMSRVVKYNGILFLSGLTGDNPDEDVQGQTRSILAKIEKHLQAHGSSKDKILTAQIWLKDIDRDFAGMNEVWDSWLPEGTAPTRATGESKLAAPKLLVEIIVSAAV